A section of the Mycolicibacterium anyangense genome encodes:
- a CDS encoding dipeptide ABC transporter ATP-binding protein, which produces MASTASVALPADVAAVPGDGAAVAVVDDLHVTFRRSGKDVHALRGVSLQIGAGEIIGLVGESGSGKSVLGFSMLGLLGTKAAVTGSVRVCGTDMITGEAKQLRKVRRLDLGAVFQDPMTSLNPTMRIGKQVEEVAGSSDEALKLLTAVGIPEPERRMRAYPHELSGGLRQRVMIAIAVAGNPELIIADEPTTALDVTVQAQVLALLQRLRSEIGCSIVLITHDLGVAAQISDRIAVLYAGRIAEIGSTAQVLEAPAHPYTYGLLRSRLTLETSRDHRLTAMAGQVPSPTAPLPGCAFVPRCVLARPDCSTTPPEPVEVGTGRVSACLIAPPEMRTLLEAEIGSLGEPFADSDVTSDQPPAVAAKSVTKAFTVRRRWLDRSASQQSKLQALRGVSLTVEHGESVALVGESGSGKSTLLRIIAGLDTPTEGEVELAGGQRPQMVFQDAGASLTPWLSVGELIGERLRATSMSRSERKQAVADVLDRVGLPQEVAKSRAAQLSGGQRQRVSLARATVIPPQVLLCDEPTSALDVSLAASVLNLIGDLRRSLDMSVVFVTHDLSVARVVADRIAVMYLGRIVEIGPADQVIGNPTHPYTQALVDAIPDLGRDCRVLSGEPASPLSPPTGCAFHPRCPIAIDACADAALDVRLEGIPGSPHQVACIERKAR; this is translated from the coding sequence ATGGCGAGTACCGCAAGCGTCGCTCTACCGGCGGACGTGGCGGCCGTGCCCGGCGACGGCGCCGCGGTGGCGGTGGTGGACGACCTCCACGTCACGTTCCGGCGGTCCGGCAAGGACGTCCACGCGCTGCGCGGGGTGTCGTTGCAGATCGGGGCCGGCGAAATCATCGGGCTGGTAGGCGAATCCGGCTCCGGTAAGAGCGTGCTGGGCTTCAGCATGCTGGGCCTGCTCGGCACGAAGGCCGCTGTCACCGGAAGTGTCCGGGTCTGCGGCACCGATATGATCACCGGCGAGGCCAAACAGTTGCGCAAGGTCCGGCGGCTGGATCTCGGCGCGGTGTTCCAGGATCCGATGACGTCGCTGAATCCGACCATGCGGATCGGCAAGCAGGTCGAGGAAGTCGCCGGCAGTTCCGATGAAGCACTGAAATTACTTACTGCCGTTGGCATCCCAGAGCCGGAGCGTCGGATGCGGGCATATCCGCACGAACTGTCCGGTGGTCTGCGCCAGCGGGTGATGATCGCCATCGCGGTGGCGGGTAACCCGGAACTCATCATCGCCGACGAACCGACCACCGCACTGGACGTGACGGTGCAGGCGCAGGTGCTCGCGTTGTTGCAACGCCTGCGCAGCGAGATCGGCTGTAGCATCGTGCTGATCACCCACGACCTCGGGGTGGCCGCCCAGATCTCCGATCGCATCGCCGTGCTGTACGCCGGACGCATCGCCGAGATCGGCTCCACCGCACAGGTTCTCGAAGCCCCCGCGCATCCCTACACCTACGGTCTGCTACGGTCACGGCTCACCCTGGAGACTTCACGTGACCACCGGCTGACCGCGATGGCCGGACAGGTTCCCAGCCCGACTGCGCCGCTGCCGGGCTGTGCCTTCGTGCCGCGTTGCGTACTCGCCCGTCCAGACTGCTCGACGACTCCGCCGGAACCCGTCGAGGTCGGCACCGGGCGGGTCAGCGCATGCCTGATCGCGCCACCGGAGATGCGCACCCTGCTCGAAGCCGAGATCGGCTCTCTGGGTGAACCTTTCGCGGACAGCGACGTCACGTCGGATCAACCCCCGGCCGTTGCGGCCAAAAGCGTGACCAAGGCCTTCACCGTGCGGCGGCGCTGGCTGGACCGGTCCGCGTCGCAGCAGAGCAAGTTGCAGGCCCTGCGCGGGGTGTCGCTGACGGTGGAGCACGGCGAATCGGTCGCGCTGGTGGGGGAGAGCGGCTCGGGGAAGTCCACCCTATTGCGCATCATCGCCGGACTGGACACCCCCACCGAGGGTGAGGTCGAACTGGCCGGTGGTCAACGGCCGCAAATGGTCTTCCAGGACGCCGGCGCATCACTGACGCCGTGGCTGTCGGTCGGCGAGCTGATCGGCGAGCGGTTGCGCGCCACGTCGATGTCGCGCAGTGAGCGCAAGCAGGCCGTCGCCGATGTGCTGGACCGCGTCGGCCTTCCGCAGGAGGTCGCCAAGTCCCGGGCAGCGCAGCTCTCCGGCGGTCAGCGCCAACGGGTTTCGCTGGCCCGGGCGACGGTGATCCCGCCACAGGTGCTGTTGTGCGACGAGCCCACCAGTGCCCTGGACGTATCGCTGGCCGCCTCGGTGCTCAACCTCATCGGTGACCTGCGGCGCAGCCTCGACATGTCGGTGGTCTTCGTGACCCACGACCTGTCGGTAGCCCGGGTGGTGGCCGACCGGATTGCCGTCATGTACCTGGGGCGCATCGTCGAGATCGGGCCCGCCGACCAAGTCATCGGCAACCCGACCCACCCCTACACGCAGGCGCTGGTCGACGCGATCCCGGACCTGGGCCGCGACTGCCGCGTGCTGTCCGGGGAACCGGCCAGCCCGCTCTCGCCGCCGACCGGATGCGCCTTCCACCCGCGCTGCCCCATCGCCATCGACGCCTGTGCCGACGCTGCCCTCGACGTCCGGCTGGAGGGCATCCCGGGAAGTCCGCACCAGGTCGCCTGTATCGAACGAAAGGCACGCTGA
- a CDS encoding ABC transporter substrate-binding protein, with protein sequence MKKLSTLVAIGATAALALTACGGSNSGGSSTPNAAPTDKVLHLSFLQDPGQPPDPDIYYAGQGLILTTNTYEGLLQYKAGTDKAELQPLLATEWTASPDNKVFTFKLREGVKFHDGTPFTSAAVKASFDRRAAVNQGPAYMVSDVDSVTTQGDYGVTITLKAPNSAFLDYLACPYGPRMLSPEGLQKNAGTDHAQGYLTTHDLGTGPFTLTAAEVGSKYELTSFPDYWGTKPYFEKVELPVITDVSAQQLQFNNGQLAAILHDLPSSAVQSYLDNKSFANYSLPTMMSNFVYINPKKGMMTDAKNRNAVMQAIDVDELVKQTYFGRGKKADQVYPANMMAPEFGKQSVTHDPSVLSGIAASLPADQKSVTIGYDSSNPDNQLISNLIQTQLAAAGLNAKVQAYPTSEIYGWVGTDGQSAPEIMTYLGWPDAPSPYTWGHISWDADGGLNFFGCSAPAVTAALAKGLPTGDDADFSTAGEEAVKTGCWLNVANVNDFMVAQPWLKGVEQAHVVTDPNTLRLSALSVG encoded by the coding sequence ATGAAGAAACTGAGCACGCTGGTCGCGATCGGCGCGACCGCAGCGCTGGCCCTCACCGCTTGTGGCGGATCGAATTCCGGTGGCAGCAGCACACCGAACGCGGCCCCGACCGACAAGGTGCTGCATCTGTCGTTCCTGCAGGATCCGGGCCAGCCGCCGGATCCGGACATCTACTACGCCGGCCAGGGTCTGATCCTGACCACCAATACCTACGAGGGCCTGCTGCAGTACAAGGCCGGCACCGACAAGGCCGAGCTGCAGCCGCTGCTCGCCACCGAGTGGACGGCCTCGCCCGACAACAAGGTGTTCACCTTCAAGCTGCGTGAGGGCGTCAAGTTCCACGACGGCACCCCGTTCACCTCGGCGGCCGTCAAGGCCTCGTTCGACCGGCGGGCAGCGGTGAACCAGGGTCCCGCCTACATGGTCTCCGACGTGGATTCGGTGACCACACAGGGTGATTACGGTGTCACCATCACCCTCAAGGCGCCGAACTCGGCGTTCCTGGACTACCTGGCTTGCCCCTATGGTCCGCGGATGCTCAGCCCGGAAGGCCTGCAGAAGAACGCGGGCACTGACCACGCGCAGGGCTACCTGACTACCCATGATCTGGGTACCGGGCCCTTCACCCTGACCGCGGCCGAAGTGGGCTCCAAATACGAACTCACCTCCTTCCCGGACTACTGGGGCACCAAGCCCTACTTCGAGAAGGTCGAGCTCCCGGTGATCACCGACGTCTCGGCACAGCAGCTCCAGTTCAACAATGGCCAGCTGGCCGCGATCCTGCATGACCTGCCGTCCTCGGCGGTGCAGTCCTACCTCGACAACAAGTCGTTCGCGAACTACTCGCTGCCGACCATGATGTCGAACTTCGTCTACATCAACCCCAAAAAGGGCATGATGACCGACGCCAAGAACCGCAACGCGGTGATGCAGGCCATCGACGTCGACGAATTGGTCAAGCAGACCTACTTCGGCCGCGGCAAGAAGGCCGACCAGGTCTACCCGGCCAACATGATGGCCCCCGAGTTTGGCAAGCAGTCGGTGACCCACGATCCGTCGGTGCTGAGCGGGATCGCCGCAAGCCTGCCGGCCGACCAGAAGTCGGTCACCATCGGTTATGACTCGAGCAACCCGGACAACCAGCTGATCAGCAACCTGATCCAGACTCAGTTGGCCGCAGCGGGATTGAACGCCAAGGTTCAGGCCTACCCCACATCGGAGATCTACGGCTGGGTGGGCACGGACGGCCAATCCGCACCGGAGATCATGACCTACCTCGGGTGGCCGGACGCCCCGTCGCCCTACACCTGGGGCCACATCTCCTGGGATGCCGACGGCGGCCTGAACTTCTTCGGCTGCTCGGCGCCGGCGGTCACCGCGGCATTGGCCAAGGGTCTGCCCACCGGTGACGACGCCGACTTCTCCACGGCCGGTGAGGAAGCCGTCAAGACGGGCTGCTGGCTCAACGTCGCCAACGTCAACGACTTCATGGTCGCGCAGCCGTGGCTGAAGGGCGTCGAGCAGGCTCACGTGGTGACCGACCCGAACACGCTGCGGCTGTCCGCACTGTCGGTCGGGTAG
- a CDS encoding ABC transporter permease has translation MAVAIPAPALLRSRQSRLSALPKDRAVIVNWLGLSLIFLVTLVAVAVPVLAPHDPLVPVGMPLQAPGKGGFLLGTDSVGRDILSRVLYGVRSSWLAALVVVAVGLFIGGLVGLIAGAAGGWIDATLMRITDGFLSLPAPVLAIAVVAALGPGFVHTLIAVSIVWWPFYARLVRGEIARLKARPHVEAARLSGVGRVRLALRHLLPGAVPNALVAASLDVGTLILTLAALSFLGLGQSAPAPELGADAARNLSYFLQQWWVPVMPGLGVLVLALIGNVAGDSLRNLMKTN, from the coding sequence ATGGCCGTCGCGATACCCGCGCCAGCATTGCTACGCAGCCGGCAGAGCAGGCTTTCCGCGCTGCCCAAAGATCGTGCTGTCATTGTCAATTGGCTCGGACTGTCACTGATCTTCCTGGTCACCCTGGTGGCGGTCGCCGTGCCGGTGCTGGCCCCGCACGATCCGTTGGTCCCGGTCGGGATGCCCCTGCAGGCCCCCGGCAAGGGCGGCTTCCTGCTCGGCACCGACAGCGTGGGACGTGACATCCTCAGCCGCGTCCTCTACGGCGTGCGGTCCAGCTGGCTGGCCGCCCTGGTGGTCGTCGCCGTCGGCCTGTTCATCGGCGGGCTGGTCGGGCTCATCGCAGGTGCGGCGGGCGGATGGATCGACGCCACGCTCATGCGCATCACCGACGGGTTCCTGTCCCTGCCAGCACCGGTGTTGGCGATCGCGGTCGTCGCGGCCCTCGGGCCGGGCTTCGTGCACACCCTGATCGCGGTGTCGATCGTGTGGTGGCCGTTCTACGCCCGGCTGGTGCGCGGCGAGATCGCCCGCCTCAAGGCCCGCCCGCACGTGGAGGCGGCCCGGCTCTCCGGCGTCGGCCGGGTACGGCTGGCGCTGAGGCACCTGCTGCCCGGCGCGGTCCCCAACGCACTCGTGGCCGCCAGCCTCGACGTCGGCACGTTGATCCTGACCCTGGCGGCGCTGTCGTTCCTGGGCCTGGGGCAGTCGGCGCCGGCACCGGAGCTGGGTGCCGACGCCGCGCGCAACCTGAGCTACTTCCTGCAGCAGTGGTGGGTTCCGGTGATGCCCGGTCTCGGGGTCCTGGTCCTGGCGCTGATCGGCAACGTCGCCGGCGACAGCCTGCGCAACCTGATGAAGACGAACTAG
- a CDS encoding cysteine hydrolase family protein codes for MPKQPLIVGNPVLVVVDMQESGDMPVEEVGIPHMAGYADRIDRARQLIAAARAATIPIVFFQEVHRANGIDFGRELDGVEGPHCIDGRPGTPLHPELLPDFNGPNHEFHIVKRRYSGFIGTEFEIVLSGLKADTLILIGGLTDVCVHYTFADAHQRDFHVRVVSDCVGGSSEYRHEAALDAMEYLQTGAVRTTDEILDAFTGCRRQSGSGTSLTTPVLEGAAR; via the coding sequence GTGCCGAAACAACCACTGATAGTGGGCAATCCGGTCTTGGTCGTCGTCGATATGCAAGAGAGCGGCGATATGCCCGTCGAGGAGGTGGGCATCCCGCACATGGCCGGATATGCCGACCGCATCGACCGGGCGCGGCAACTGATCGCCGCCGCGCGCGCCGCGACCATCCCGATTGTGTTCTTCCAGGAAGTTCATCGCGCGAACGGCATCGACTTCGGCCGCGAACTCGACGGTGTCGAGGGACCGCACTGCATCGACGGTCGGCCGGGCACCCCGCTGCACCCCGAGCTGTTGCCCGATTTCAACGGCCCCAATCACGAATTCCATATCGTCAAGCGCCGTTACTCCGGCTTCATCGGAACCGAGTTCGAGATCGTGCTGTCCGGTCTGAAGGCCGACACACTGATCCTGATCGGCGGGTTGACCGACGTGTGCGTGCACTACACCTTCGCCGACGCCCACCAGCGTGACTTCCACGTGCGGGTGGTCTCCGATTGTGTCGGCGGCTCATCGGAGTACCGCCACGAAGCCGCGCTGGATGCCATGGAATACCTGCAGACCGGCGCGGTGCGCACCACCGACGAAATCCTCGACGCTTTTACCGGATGTCGCCGCCAGAGCGGCTCCGGCACCTCTTTGACCACCCCGGTACTCGAAGGAGCCGCCCGATGA
- the allB gene encoding allantoinase AllB, which yields MVDHVIRARRAVIGGGVRAASIGLQGGVIHTIGEFDEPFPAAEETVLGSELVLLPGLVDTHVHIDDPGTDWEGFASATAAALAGGITTVVDMPLDCDPVTTTAAALDVKRSAAEGACRVDVGFWGGVVPANVTSLAALAGAGVLGFKCFLSESGNPNFPPLGADEFATAMSVVAELDSVMLVHAESARVLAGCVPPAGRGYRQFLQSRPDDVELDAVRMVLDTVAATGARAHIVHVSSAAVLPLLAAAKRSGLPVSAETCPHYLSFAAEDVPDGGTVFAACPPIRAEENRRLLWQGLAEDTLDMVVSDHSPCAPELKDLDGGDFGRAFGGISSLQIALPAVWTQAAALGFGLADVCRWMAQAPAALAGLADRGAITPGRRADFCAFEPDARWVVHADDLLHRHPITPYDGATLTGAVRQVWRGGRVAETKSRGDLLSATGGVRA from the coding sequence ATGGTCGACCACGTGATCCGCGCCCGGCGCGCGGTGATCGGCGGGGGCGTCCGTGCGGCCTCGATCGGCCTGCAGGGCGGCGTGATTCACACCATCGGGGAATTCGACGAGCCTTTCCCGGCGGCCGAGGAGACCGTGCTCGGATCCGAACTCGTGCTGCTACCCGGCCTGGTCGACACGCACGTGCACATCGACGATCCCGGTACCGACTGGGAAGGGTTCGCCAGTGCCACCGCGGCAGCGCTGGCCGGTGGTATCACCACCGTGGTGGATATGCCGTTGGACTGCGACCCGGTGACCACGACGGCGGCCGCCCTGGACGTCAAACGGTCGGCCGCCGAGGGGGCGTGCCGGGTCGACGTGGGCTTCTGGGGTGGCGTGGTGCCGGCGAACGTGACGTCGTTGGCCGCACTGGCCGGGGCCGGGGTGCTCGGGTTCAAGTGCTTCCTGTCCGAGTCGGGCAATCCGAACTTCCCGCCGCTGGGCGCCGATGAATTCGCTACCGCGATGAGTGTTGTCGCCGAACTGGACTCGGTGATGCTGGTGCATGCCGAAAGTGCCCGGGTGCTGGCCGGCTGTGTACCGCCTGCAGGCCGTGGCTACCGGCAGTTCCTGCAGTCGCGGCCGGACGACGTCGAACTCGACGCGGTGCGCATGGTGCTCGACACCGTCGCCGCTACCGGTGCCCGAGCCCACATCGTCCACGTCTCCAGTGCCGCCGTGCTGCCACTTCTCGCAGCGGCCAAGCGTTCTGGCCTACCGGTGAGCGCCGAAACCTGCCCCCATTACCTGAGTTTCGCTGCCGAGGACGTACCCGACGGTGGCACCGTCTTCGCGGCCTGCCCACCCATCCGGGCCGAGGAGAACCGGCGGCTGCTGTGGCAAGGGCTGGCCGAGGACACACTGGACATGGTGGTGTCCGACCACTCGCCCTGCGCACCGGAACTCAAGGATCTCGACGGCGGGGATTTCGGCCGCGCATTCGGCGGTATCAGCTCCTTGCAGATCGCATTGCCCGCTGTGTGGACCCAGGCCGCCGCACTCGGGTTCGGGCTCGCCGATGTGTGCCGGTGGATGGCGCAGGCACCCGCCGCGCTGGCCGGTCTGGCCGATCGCGGGGCGATCACGCCGGGGCGGCGCGCCGACTTCTGTGCGTTCGAGCCTGACGCGCGCTGGGTGGTGCACGCCGACGACTTGCTCCACCGGCACCCGATCACGCCGTACGACGGCGCCACGCTGACCGGTGCGGTCCGTCAGGTGTGGCGCGGCGGTCGCGTGGCCGAGACCAAGAGCCGTGGTGATCTGCTGTCGGCGACCGGGGGAGTGCGGGCGTGA
- a CDS encoding ABC transporter permease — MRTFIASRLAATAAILVALTAVMFVLQKISPLDPIKAQMGAQASASAVAARREALGLNDPITTQFWHYLTAAVRGDLGTSYRTRHPVASDLGSFFPATLELALYGMGVALLLAVLLAFSTTLKWRGSAVLRAVLFTGASAPMFLLGIVGLIVFYQKLGWVPANGRTGISNPPTGPTGLLTVDGLLAGRLDVVFDALHHLILPAFVIALGPAVAIGRVLRSSLLTDMDSDYARTARAKGLPESRIVAGHVLRNCVGSALSMTGLQVGLMFSGVLVVEQVFGWPGIGQYIAQSIPVADFPAIAGVTLMLGALYVFINTAVDLLQAAADPRIAVTGG, encoded by the coding sequence ATGCGAACCTTCATAGCGTCCCGGCTGGCCGCGACCGCGGCGATCCTGGTCGCACTGACCGCGGTGATGTTCGTGCTGCAGAAGATCTCACCGCTGGATCCGATCAAGGCCCAGATGGGCGCGCAGGCGTCGGCATCGGCGGTGGCTGCCCGTCGCGAGGCACTCGGTCTCAACGACCCGATCACCACCCAGTTCTGGCACTACCTCACCGCAGCGGTACGTGGTGATCTCGGAACGTCCTACCGCACACGGCATCCGGTGGCATCCGATCTGGGGTCGTTCTTCCCGGCCACCCTGGAACTCGCGCTCTACGGAATGGGTGTCGCACTGCTGCTGGCCGTGCTGCTGGCCTTCAGCACCACCCTGAAGTGGCGCGGTTCGGCAGTGTTGCGCGCCGTCCTGTTCACCGGTGCCTCGGCGCCGATGTTCCTGCTCGGCATTGTCGGGCTGATCGTCTTCTACCAGAAGCTCGGCTGGGTCCCGGCCAACGGTCGCACCGGGATCAGCAATCCCCCTACCGGGCCGACGGGCCTGCTCACCGTCGACGGCCTGCTGGCCGGCCGGCTGGACGTGGTCTTCGATGCCCTCCACCACCTGATCCTGCCCGCATTCGTGATCGCACTCGGTCCGGCCGTGGCGATCGGCCGGGTGCTGCGCTCGAGCCTGTTGACCGACATGGACAGCGACTACGCCCGCACCGCGCGGGCCAAGGGATTGCCGGAGAGCCGGATCGTGGCCGGGCACGTGCTGCGTAACTGTGTCGGATCGGCATTGTCGATGACGGGCCTGCAGGTGGGCCTGATGTTCTCCGGTGTCCTGGTCGTCGAGCAGGTGTTCGGCTGGCCGGGGATCGGCCAGTACATCGCCCAGAGCATCCCGGTCGCCGACTTCCCGGCCATCGCGGGCGTGACCCTGATGCTCGGCGCGCTCTATGTGTTCATCAATACGGCCGTGGACCTGCTCCAGGCCGCCGCAGACCCCCGTATCGCAGTGACAGGAGGATAG
- a CDS encoding TetR/AcrR family transcriptional regulator, whose translation MATPRAGRPRLTEQRRPGTTARDEILDAAGELFTTRGYASTSTRAIAEAVGIRQASLYHYFKTKDELLSALLHQTVTPTLCFLADLRATDPVLSPTQCLHALAAYDGAQLLTSRWNLGALYLLPELREARLATFWTERERLRLGYLDLSRAILATTGIHDAAADLPFRLVESLVNMWSGQPRLDCRGLPEHVADASLRVLGVAEDTVAGLREDTRERLRRYADNAQLESVG comes from the coding sequence ATGGCGACACCGCGGGCGGGCCGCCCCCGCCTGACCGAACAGCGCAGGCCGGGCACGACCGCAAGAGACGAGATCCTGGACGCGGCGGGGGAACTGTTCACCACACGCGGCTATGCCAGCACATCCACCCGAGCCATCGCCGAGGCTGTCGGCATCCGGCAGGCCTCGCTCTACCACTACTTCAAGACCAAGGATGAACTGCTCTCGGCGTTGCTTCACCAGACCGTGACGCCGACGCTGTGCTTCCTGGCCGACCTGCGCGCGACGGACCCGGTCCTGTCGCCAACCCAATGCCTGCACGCCCTGGCCGCCTACGACGGCGCCCAGTTACTGACCTCGCGGTGGAATCTGGGCGCGCTGTACCTGCTCCCGGAGCTGCGGGAAGCCCGACTGGCCACGTTCTGGACCGAGCGGGAGCGGTTGCGCCTGGGCTATCTGGACCTGAGCCGGGCGATCCTGGCCACCACCGGTATCCACGACGCCGCCGCCGATCTTCCGTTCCGCCTGGTCGAGTCGCTGGTCAACATGTGGTCGGGTCAACCTCGACTCGACTGCCGGGGCCTGCCGGAACACGTCGCCGACGCCAGCCTGCGCGTGCTCGGCGTCGCCGAGGACACGGTGGCGGGGCTGCGCGAGGACACCCGCGAGCGGTTGCGCCGCTATGCGGACAACGCGCAGCTGGAGAGTGTCGGCTGA
- a CDS encoding aspartate/glutamate racemase family protein, whose protein sequence is MKILVLNPNTSTSMSAEIAAAARAAAAPGTEIGIAEPAFGSVAIDSAAESYLSAVGVMDVVATALAEGTFDADAVVLAGFGEHGKDALQEMLDVPVLDIAESAAHVALLIGRRFSVVTTLARSIAPIEDRLLLAGLAAHCASVRACGLGTAEVDADPDGAVAAIVAEAARAVREDGADVICLGCAGMAGVTEAISATVGVPCVDGVAAAVGLAQMLVGLGLSTSKAGVYAAGPDNPRSHWPMSAALGLR, encoded by the coding sequence GTGAAAATCCTTGTCCTGAACCCGAATACCTCGACGTCGATGTCCGCCGAGATCGCCGCCGCAGCACGTGCCGCCGCGGCACCCGGAACCGAGATCGGCATTGCGGAGCCGGCATTCGGATCGGTGGCCATCGACTCCGCCGCCGAAAGCTACCTGTCGGCCGTCGGGGTGATGGATGTCGTGGCCACCGCGCTGGCCGAGGGCACCTTTGACGCCGACGCGGTGGTGCTGGCCGGATTCGGGGAACACGGCAAGGACGCGCTGCAGGAGATGCTGGACGTTCCCGTCCTCGATATCGCCGAATCCGCCGCCCACGTCGCCCTCCTCATCGGTAGGCGGTTCTCGGTGGTGACCACGCTGGCCCGTTCCATCGCACCTATCGAGGACCGGCTGCTGCTGGCGGGCCTGGCCGCGCACTGCGCCTCGGTGCGGGCCTGCGGTCTGGGCACCGCCGAGGTGGACGCCGACCCCGACGGTGCGGTCGCTGCGATCGTCGCCGAGGCCGCCCGCGCGGTGCGCGAGGACGGCGCCGATGTCATCTGCCTGGGCTGCGCCGGGATGGCCGGAGTCACCGAGGCCATTTCGGCCACGGTGGGGGTGCCCTGCGTGGACGGGGTGGCCGCCGCGGTCGGTCTGGCCCAGATGCTGGTCGGCCTCGGTCTGTCCACGAGCAAAGCCGGCGTCTACGCGGCGGGACCGGACAATCCACGGTCGCACTGGCCGATGAGCGCAGCGTTGGGACTCCGATGA
- a CDS encoding N-acyl homoserine lactonase family protein yields MTSGQGVTKTGVRRIVLLTLGWEELPKSVSVYGAPPELRMREPVPGVLLQTDGGWVLLDTGFNTALIRDPALYRRFFPTVEYVPVLPGPGEPIEESLHDIGVDIDDIHVVALSHLHHDHSGGLKLFAGKVPVHAQRRELEYGLSNHPEPERNAINRIDFDDPRIDWVLADGDAEIAPGITAVPTYGHTPGHQSFVVELDQSVGGGGFVFAFDAADLTENIEHELPIGGFIDVDPADTVEPIRRLKKLAADKGYELVPGHDPHVWPQLTHRFEERFGPVRPR; encoded by the coding sequence ATGACGTCGGGACAGGGCGTGACGAAGACCGGGGTTCGCCGGATAGTGCTGCTGACACTGGGCTGGGAGGAGCTGCCCAAATCGGTGTCGGTGTACGGGGCGCCGCCGGAGTTGCGGATGCGGGAGCCGGTGCCGGGTGTGCTGTTGCAGACCGACGGCGGCTGGGTGTTGCTCGACACCGGCTTCAACACCGCGCTGATCAGGGACCCGGCGCTGTACCGGCGGTTCTTCCCGACCGTCGAGTACGTCCCGGTGCTGCCGGGTCCTGGCGAACCGATCGAGGAGTCGTTGCACGACATCGGTGTCGACATCGACGACATCCACGTCGTCGCGCTCTCCCACCTGCACCACGACCATTCCGGCGGGCTCAAGCTGTTCGCCGGCAAGGTTCCGGTGCATGCCCAGCGCCGGGAGCTGGAGTACGGCCTGTCCAATCACCCTGAGCCGGAACGCAATGCGATCAATCGCATCGATTTCGACGATCCCCGCATCGACTGGGTGCTGGCCGACGGTGACGCCGAGATCGCGCCCGGCATCACCGCGGTGCCGACCTACGGACACACACCGGGGCACCAGAGCTTCGTCGTGGAGCTCGACCAGTCGGTGGGGGGTGGCGGATTCGTGTTCGCCTTCGATGCCGCCGATCTGACCGAGAACATCGAGCACGAGTTGCCGATCGGCGGGTTCATCGACGTCGACCCGGCCGACACGGTCGAGCCGATCCGGCGGCTCAAGAAGCTGGCTGCCGACAAGGGCTATGAACTGGTGCCCGGTCATGATCCGCACGTCTGGCCCCAGCTGACCCACCGGTTCGAGGAACGCTTCGGGCCGGTGCGTCCGAGGTGA